A genome region from Dolichospermum compactum NIES-806 includes the following:
- a CDS encoding 2'-5' RNA ligase family protein: MSRFFVALLPPQNIQEYANEIKQYFADKYASYSAKKSPPHITLQPPFEWADYSLLSLETSLETFAIQQQSISITFNGFAAFPPRVIYMDVVKSQPLLNLQTDLVTHLQTNLGIIDQVGKTRPFIPHLTVAFRDLTMESFRTAWPEFVQRQFYSECTVTHLTLLLHDGNCWNIKSKFPFLPSGK; encoded by the coding sequence ATGAGTCGCTTTTTCGTTGCCCTCTTACCACCACAAAATATCCAAGAATATGCAAACGAAATTAAACAGTATTTTGCAGATAAATATGCCTCCTACAGTGCTAAAAAATCACCCCCCCATATTACCTTACAGCCGCCCTTTGAATGGGCAGATTATTCCCTATTGAGTCTAGAAACATCTTTGGAAACATTCGCTATTCAACAGCAATCAATTTCCATCACATTCAACGGGTTTGCTGCCTTTCCGCCTCGTGTTATATACATGGATGTAGTCAAAAGTCAACCACTTTTGAATTTACAAACAGATTTAGTTACACATCTACAAACCAACTTAGGGATTATTGATCAAGTCGGAAAAACTCGCCCCTTTATCCCCCATCTCACAGTAGCATTTCGGGATTTAACAATGGAAAGCTTTCGGACTGCTTGGCCAGAATTTGTCCAGCGTCAGTTTTATTCTGAATGCACAGTAACTCATTTAACTCTACTCCTGCATGATGGCAACTGCTGGAATATTAAATCAAAATTTCCGTTTCTACCATCCGGCAAATGA
- a CDS encoding BCD family MFS transporter — MAMDDTFDTLNQSLSIPKVKILTMFRLGLFQMGLSMMSILTLGVLNRVMIQEIAIPATIGSLVLAIPSFIAPTRILFGQMSDAKPLLGYHRTAYVWGGAGIFAIAAFLAVQVMWQLNAANIGDKWTWTTQTIGWTAVLGLVFAIYGLAICASGTAFAALLVDISEEDNRSQVVGIVWSMLMVGIIVGAIISSSLLKQLSTDAPLETLQAAINRLFIIVPSIVFSLAIVATVGVENKYSRFLTRANKGNREDGITLKVAWKILTASPQTGLFFTFLLVMTISLFMQDPILEPYAGQVFKMPLAESTKLNVFYGTGILISYGITGFFIVPRLGKKRTIKLGCILVAVAALLIGVSGFSANPSLLKSTLVLFGLSTGFVTTAAVTLMLDLTIAEAAGTFIGAWGLAQSLSRGIATVIGGTVLDLGRKFLPDNLVLAYGMVFLLEAVGMLISIWFLNRVNVTEFQTNTKQVLASVLESDLDN, encoded by the coding sequence ATGGCAATGGATGATACATTTGACACCCTAAATCAATCCTTATCTATCCCCAAAGTCAAGATATTGACGATGTTTCGGCTAGGATTGTTTCAAATGGGGTTGAGTATGATGTCTATCTTGACTCTGGGAGTGCTTAACCGTGTCATGATTCAGGAAATCGCAATTCCGGCAACTATAGGTAGTTTAGTATTAGCAATACCTTCTTTTATCGCACCGACAAGGATTTTATTTGGGCAAATGTCCGACGCTAAACCCTTATTAGGTTATCATCGTACGGCTTATGTATGGGGAGGAGCAGGAATATTTGCGATCGCTGCATTTTTAGCGGTACAAGTAATGTGGCAGTTAAATGCGGCTAATATTGGTGATAAGTGGACATGGACTACCCAAACCATCGGTTGGACAGCAGTTTTAGGGTTAGTGTTCGCAATTTACGGTTTAGCAATTTGTGCTAGTGGTACAGCATTTGCAGCTTTATTAGTGGATATCTCCGAAGAAGACAACCGTTCCCAAGTTGTGGGGATTGTTTGGTCAATGTTAATGGTAGGGATTATAGTAGGGGCAATTATCAGTTCCAGCTTATTAAAGCAATTAAGCACAGACGCACCTCTAGAAACTTTACAAGCGGCAATTAATCGTCTATTTATAATTGTTCCCAGCATCGTTTTTAGTTTAGCAATTGTGGCAACTGTAGGAGTTGAAAACAAATATTCCCGTTTCTTAACCCGTGCCAATAAAGGAAATCGGGAAGATGGTATTACCTTAAAAGTTGCTTGGAAAATTTTAACAGCTAGTCCACAAACAGGCTTGTTTTTCACATTTTTATTAGTGATGACTATCAGCTTGTTTATGCAAGATCCCATTTTAGAACCTTATGCAGGGCAAGTATTTAAAATGCCCTTAGCAGAAAGTACCAAACTCAACGTTTTTTACGGGACAGGGATATTAATTTCCTATGGAATCACAGGTTTTTTCATTGTTCCCCGTTTGGGTAAAAAAAGGACTATAAAGTTAGGTTGTATCTTAGTAGCAGTTGCCGCTTTATTAATAGGTGTTTCTGGATTTTCTGCAAATCCATCTCTCCTAAAATCAACTTTAGTTTTATTTGGTTTATCTACTGGTTTTGTCACTACCGCAGCCGTTACTTTAATGTTAGACTTAACAATTGCTGAAGCCGCAGGTACATTCATTGGCGCTTGGGGACTTGCCCAGTCTTTATCTAGAGGCATTGCTACGGTAATTGGTGGTACTGTTTTAGATTTAGGACGCAAGTTTTTACCCGATAATTTGGTCTTAGCTTATGGCATGGTATTTCTATTAGAAGCTGTGGGAATGTTGATATCAATTTGGTTTTTGAATCGAGTCAATGTTACAGAATTTCAAACTAACACAAAACAAGTTTTAGCCTCTGTTCTCGAAAGTGACTTAGATAATTAA
- a CDS encoding ribulose bisphosphate carboxylase small subunit, whose protein sequence is MSYYIAPSFLDKLAVHITKNFLNIPGIRVPLILGIHGRKGEGKTFQCELVFEKMGIEVTLISGGELESPDAGDPARLIRLRYRETAELIKVRGKMCVLMINDLDAGAGRFDEGTQYTVNTQLVNATLMNIADNPTDVQLPGSYDSNPLCRVPIIVTGNDFSTLYAPLIRDGRMDKFYWEPNRDDKIGIVGGIFAPDGLLDREITQLVDTFPHQSIDFFSALRSRIYDEQIRSFIHQIGFENVSLRVVNSLEGPPAFKKPDFTLSHLIESGKFMVGEQKRVETSHLVDEYNRLNRGKASQASLPVVESPVSKPTVNQPTHLSLETQEQVRQILSQGCKIGIEHVDERRFRTGSWQSCGSFNIDAHSDAISTLESCLSEYNGEYVRLVGIDPQAKRRVVETIIQRPNGK, encoded by the coding sequence ATGAGTTACTACATTGCGCCTAGTTTTCTTGATAAACTTGCAGTTCATATCACCAAAAACTTCTTAAATATTCCTGGGATTCGCGTTCCTCTAATTTTAGGTATTCATGGACGCAAAGGTGAGGGGAAAACTTTTCAATGCGAATTAGTCTTTGAGAAAATGGGTATCGAAGTCACCTTAATATCTGGAGGAGAATTAGAAAGTCCAGATGCAGGAGATCCAGCGCGGTTAATTCGGTTGCGTTATCGGGAAACAGCAGAATTAATCAAAGTGCGGGGGAAAATGTGCGTACTGATGATTAATGATTTAGATGCAGGTGCGGGACGTTTTGACGAAGGAACTCAATATACAGTAAATACTCAGTTGGTAAATGCCACATTGATGAATATTGCTGATAATCCCACAGATGTGCAGTTACCGGGAAGTTATGATTCCAATCCTTTATGTCGTGTACCCATTATTGTCACCGGAAATGATTTTTCTACTCTCTATGCACCATTAATTCGTGATGGGAGAATGGATAAATTTTATTGGGAACCAAACCGCGATGATAAAATAGGAATTGTGGGGGGAATTTTTGCACCTGATGGACTTTTAGACCGAGAAATTACCCAATTAGTTGATACTTTTCCTCATCAATCTATTGACTTTTTTAGTGCTTTGCGTTCTCGGATTTATGATGAACAAATTCGTAGTTTTATCCATCAAATTGGGTTTGAAAATGTCTCTTTAAGAGTTGTTAATAGTTTAGAAGGTCCACCAGCATTTAAAAAGCCAGATTTTACACTCTCTCATTTAATTGAGTCTGGTAAATTTATGGTTGGTGAACAAAAACGGGTAGAAACTTCTCATTTAGTAGATGAATATAATCGTTTAAATCGCGGTAAAGCTTCTCAAGCAAGTTTACCTGTTGTGGAAAGTCCAGTTAGCAAACCTACGGTTAATCAACCTACTCATCTAAGTTTAGAAACTCAAGAACAAGTTCGCCAAATTTTATCTCAAGGTTGTAAAATTGGCATTGAACACGTTGATGAAAGACGGTTTCGGACAGGTTCTTGGCAAAGTTGTGGTTCTTTTAATATTGATGCCCATTCCGATGCTATTTCTACTTTAGAATCTTGTTTATCTGAATATAATGGTGAATATGTGCGTTTAGTAGGAATTGACCCACAAGCAAAACGACGGGTAGTAGAGACAATTATTCAGCGTCCCAATGGTAAGTAA
- a CDS encoding glycoside hydrolase family protein: MPSKLNLNSGETLQKGATGSQVRQLQEILKALNLNPGKIDGDFGNNTLKAIKQFQSQKGLEADGIVGKNTQNALNNALGEATTSAASSTSSPTVSAPKKGFGGTTGKLPLPGIPLIKEFEGCYLKAYPDPLSGNLPITIGWGTTKKRDGSNWKLGESITQQEADDLLMLQLENSYLPPLQKIPVWNELNANQQGALLSFGYNLGANFYGSSNFSSMTRVLRDKKWNEIEETFLKYRNPGSNVEAGLRRRRQAEANLFLTPV, encoded by the coding sequence ATGCCTAGCAAATTAAATCTCAATAGCGGTGAAACTCTCCAGAAAGGTGCCACAGGATCACAAGTTCGACAACTCCAAGAAATCTTAAAAGCACTTAATCTAAACCCAGGAAAAATAGATGGTGATTTTGGTAATAACACTCTCAAAGCCATTAAACAATTTCAAAGTCAAAAAGGACTTGAAGCCGATGGTATCGTTGGGAAAAATACTCAAAATGCCTTAAATAATGCCCTGGGAGAAGCAACAACAAGCGCAGCATCATCTACATCATCCCCTACTGTAAGCGCCCCTAAAAAAGGTTTTGGTGGGACAACTGGAAAACTACCACTTCCAGGAATTCCTCTGATTAAAGAATTTGAAGGTTGTTATTTAAAAGCTTACCCAGATCCTCTCAGTGGTAATTTACCTATCACCATTGGTTGGGGTACTACTAAAAAAAGAGATGGTAGTAACTGGAAATTAGGTGAAAGCATCACTCAACAAGAAGCAGATGATTTATTGATGCTTCAACTAGAGAATAGCTATCTTCCACCTCTGCAAAAAATTCCGGTTTGGAATGAATTAAACGCCAATCAACAGGGTGCTTTATTGAGTTTTGGTTATAACTTGGGTGCTAACTTCTATGGCAGTTCCAACTTCTCAAGCATGACTAGAGTTTTGAGAGATAAGAAATGGAATGAGATTGAAGAAACTTTTCTGAAATACAGAAATCCCGGTAGCAATGTAGAAGCTGGATTAAGACGCAGAAGACAAGCAGAAGCTAATCTATTTTTAACTCCAGTTTAG
- a CDS encoding glycosyltransferase family 4 protein — protein sequence MKIAQVSPQWERVPPPAYGGIELVVGLLTDELVRRGHEVTLFASGDSLSLAKLVSVHPRALRLDPTIKEPAIYEMLLLASVYEQAENFDIIHSHVGLGALVYANLVKTPTVHTLHGIFTPDNEKIFKYGKKQPYISISNSQKEPRLGLNYVDTVYNGIDVSSYEFYPQPNEPSYLAFLGRMSPEKGPHLAIEIAKKTGRKLKIAGKVDLVDLEYFDQKIKPHIDGKQIEYLGEANHLQKNALMGGAYATLFPITWREPFGLVMVESMASGTPVIAMRMGSAEEVIVDGETGFLCNNVAECIHSLDKISNLDRYACREYVDKNFSVQHMTDGYEAVYRQLIAENLAQQNGFPRNALVT from the coding sequence ATGAAAATTGCTCAGGTTTCCCCACAGTGGGAGAGAGTACCCCCACCAGCTTATGGTGGCATAGAATTAGTAGTGGGGTTATTAACTGATGAACTAGTCCGTCGAGGACATGAAGTGACATTATTTGCATCAGGAGATTCTTTAAGTTTAGCCAAATTAGTATCAGTGCATCCCCGCGCTTTAAGGCTAGATCCTACAATTAAAGAGCCGGCTATTTATGAAATGCTGCTATTAGCTTCAGTTTATGAACAAGCAGAAAATTTTGATATCATCCATTCTCATGTAGGACTAGGAGCGCTAGTTTATGCCAATTTAGTCAAAACTCCTACAGTTCACACTTTACATGGAATTTTTACTCCCGATAATGAAAAAATCTTTAAATATGGCAAAAAACAGCCTTATATTAGTATTTCTAATTCTCAAAAAGAACCCCGGCTAGGATTAAACTACGTAGACACTGTTTATAATGGCATTGATGTTAGTAGTTATGAATTTTATCCCCAACCAAATGAACCATCTTATTTAGCTTTTTTAGGGAGAATGTCCCCAGAAAAAGGACCACATTTAGCAATTGAAATTGCTAAAAAAACTGGTCGGAAGTTAAAAATAGCAGGTAAGGTAGATTTAGTAGACTTGGAATATTTTGACCAAAAAATTAAACCACATATTGATGGTAAACAAATTGAATATTTAGGTGAAGCCAATCATCTACAAAAAAATGCCCTTATGGGGGGTGCTTATGCAACTTTATTCCCCATTACTTGGCGAGAACCCTTTGGATTAGTCATGGTAGAATCAATGGCATCAGGTACACCTGTAATTGCCATGCGAATGGGTTCAGCAGAAGAAGTGATTGTTGATGGTGAAACAGGTTTCCTTTGTAATAATGTGGCAGAATGTATTCATTCTCTTGACAAAATAAGTAACTTAGATCGTTACGCTTGTCGTGAATATGTGGACAAAAATTTTAGCGTTCAGCACATGACTGATGGTTATGAAGCCGTTTATCGCCAGCTAATTGCCGAAAACTTAGCTCAACAAAATGGTTTTCCCCGCAATGCTTTAGTTACTTAG
- a CDS encoding DUF6887 family protein: MKPNFDQMPTDDLRAYVRRNRDDWEALDILVSRRTPDSEATWYAPMVTAEGVPIEENIQLAAKGIQERVTLEREKESIRTGIEAHEALYKGMMKADAEWREEKKKINQ, from the coding sequence ATGAAACCTAATTTTGATCAAATGCCGACAGATGATTTAAGAGCTTATGTACGGAGAAACCGTGATGACTGGGAGGCTTTAGATATTTTGGTTAGTCGTCGGACTCCTGATTCAGAAGCTACATGGTATGCGCCAATGGTGACGGCAGAAGGTGTACCAATAGAAGAAAATATCCAGTTAGCGGCAAAAGGTATTCAGGAACGAGTTACCTTAGAGCGAGAAAAAGAGTCCATTAGGACTGGGATTGAAGCACATGAGGCACTTTATAAGGGAATGATGAAAGCAGATGCTGAATGGAGGGAAGAAAAAAAGAAAATCAATCAATAA
- a CDS encoding transposase, giving the protein MRLKNFPEVVKTILKPLPKKDYPVLDTFSFVSVWLQYVMDKSIVSMRDLFQRLNNQGIDLKISNFSKASKKRDTQVFLEIITELNNQLRKKKGKEETQALFPIDSTIITLTSKLLWSQGYHQVKLFCGLDSLTSEVGGMVIHFGQGHDHKYGQETVEAIPSKGVGIMDRGFASSERISELKQQKNKAFVLRIKNNVTLEMLENGNCKVGKDEREVEIRVVAFCDIETKSEFRLATNLLNEGEEQVSNQEIMEIYIQRWQIELLWKFLKMHLKLDRLMTKNENGIRIQIMCCLIAYLILQLIEIPQEFGKTLLDKLRYLQSYMCQEISYVHWFRKLIWIR; this is encoded by the coding sequence ATGCGCTTAAAGAATTTCCCAGAAGTGGTCAAAACAATATTGAAACCATTGCCCAAAAAAGATTATCCAGTTCTGGACACATTTTCATTTGTATCAGTGTGGTTACAGTATGTCATGGATAAAAGTATAGTGAGTATGAGAGATTTATTTCAAAGACTAAATAATCAAGGGATAGATTTAAAAATATCAAATTTTTCCAAGGCAAGTAAAAAGAGAGATACTCAAGTATTTTTGGAGATAATAACTGAATTAAACAATCAACTGAGAAAGAAAAAAGGAAAGGAAGAAACCCAAGCATTATTTCCTATAGATTCAACAATTATTACATTAACAAGTAAATTATTATGGAGTCAAGGATATCATCAAGTAAAACTATTTTGTGGGTTAGATAGTTTGACATCAGAAGTTGGTGGAATGGTGATTCATTTTGGGCAAGGACATGACCATAAATATGGACAAGAAACAGTAGAAGCAATTCCGTCAAAAGGAGTAGGGATAATGGATAGAGGATTTGCATCCTCCGAAAGAATATCTGAATTAAAACAACAAAAAAATAAAGCTTTTGTCTTAAGAATTAAAAATAATGTCACTTTAGAAATGCTAGAAAATGGTAATTGTAAAGTTGGCAAAGATGAAAGAGAAGTGGAAATTAGAGTAGTAGCATTTTGTGATATAGAAACTAAGAGTGAATTTCGTTTAGCAACAAACTTATTAAATGAAGGAGAAGAGCAAGTTAGTAATCAAGAGATTATGGAAATTTACATACAAAGATGGCAAATTGAATTGTTATGGAAATTCTTAAAAATGCACCTCAAGTTAGACAGACTTATGACAAAGAATGAGAATGGAATTAGAATTCAGATAATGTGCTGTTTAATCGCTTATTTGATATTGCAACTAATAGAAATACCGCAAGAATTTGGCAAAACTTTATTAGATAAACTCCGTTATCTTCAGTCCTATATGTGTCAGGAAATAAGTTATGTTCATTGGTTTAGAAAACTTATTTGGATAAGATGA
- a CDS encoding DUF1517 domain-containing protein, with product MSKKIQGFLKPLFKTVFILSLVLTLAFGHANDALAARSGGRIGGGSFRMPSSRSYAPRTSMPGNGGYYAPYGGGFGFPFLLPLWGFGGGFGGLFGILIFFAMANFLVQTFRRVTSGESEEVSYSSNPSVSVTLLQVGLLAQARDLQPELNRIAETADTNTPEGRSEVLQEASLALLRHPEYWVYAGSGTQQAKLNSAESQFNRLSLAERSKFSEETLSNVNNQLKAVLSKEALPGEVDNPTRLISEGPGEYIIVTLLAATLGKCEIPAINNADDLRQALRQIGSLSGEQLLAIELLWTPQAEGDTLTSDDLFAEYPDLKLV from the coding sequence ATGAGTAAAAAAATACAAGGATTCCTCAAACCCCTATTTAAAACCGTCTTTATCCTTAGCTTAGTGCTAACTTTGGCTTTTGGTCATGCTAATGATGCATTAGCAGCCCGTAGTGGTGGCAGAATTGGTGGTGGTTCTTTTAGAATGCCTTCTAGCCGAAGTTATGCACCCCGGACAAGTATGCCCGGTAATGGCGGCTACTATGCCCCTTATGGTGGTGGTTTTGGCTTTCCGTTTCTTTTACCCTTATGGGGTTTCGGCGGTGGTTTTGGTGGGTTGTTTGGGATTTTAATCTTTTTTGCAATGGCGAATTTTTTAGTCCAAACCTTTCGCCGTGTTACCAGTGGAGAATCAGAAGAAGTTAGCTATAGCAGCAATCCCTCCGTGTCTGTCACCCTGTTACAAGTTGGTTTATTAGCCCAAGCCAGAGATTTACAACCAGAACTCAATCGGATTGCGGAAACTGCTGATACCAACACCCCAGAGGGAAGAAGCGAAGTTTTACAAGAGGCTAGTTTGGCTTTATTGCGTCACCCTGAATACTGGGTATATGCAGGTAGTGGAACTCAACAAGCAAAGTTAAATTCTGCCGAATCCCAATTTAATCGTTTGTCTTTAGCTGAACGCAGTAAGTTTAGCGAAGAAACTCTCTCTAATGTCAATAATCAACTCAAGGCTGTTCTTAGTAAAGAAGCCTTACCAGGTGAAGTGGATAACCCCACTCGTTTGATTAGTGAAGGTCCTGGAGAATATATTATCGTCACTTTATTAGCAGCGACTTTGGGTAAATGTGAAATTCCTGCTATTAATAATGCTGATGATTTACGCCAAGCCTTACGTCAAATTGGTAGTCTTTCCGGTGAACAACTGTTAGCAATTGAATTGCTGTGGACTCCCCAAGCTGAAGGGGATACACTGACATCAGATGATTTGTTTGCTGAATATCCTGATTTGAAATTGGTTTAA
- a CDS encoding DUF6888 family protein encodes MENWDIRFKIIYVTIEETTIFNSTAVQALTCLRVCQMVSNSFLDIHLIRFNEIKGYVYILAGDEMEILIFPEGNWRFIYET; translated from the coding sequence ATCGAAAATTGGGACATTCGTTTTAAGATTATTTATGTCACAATTGAGGAAACTACCATTTTTAATTCTACTGCTGTACAAGCCCTAACCTGTCTCAGGGTTTGCCAGATGGTCTCTAACAGCTTTCTAGACATCCACTTAATTCGGTTTAATGAAATTAAGGGATATGTATACATTTTGGCAGGTGATGAAATGGAAATTCTAATCTTTCCTGAAGGAAATTGGAGGTTTATTTATGAAACCTAA
- a CDS encoding ABC transporter permease, whose translation MYLPILVLAFYSFNQSPYSATWQGFTLEWYGKLFNDDRILSGLYNSLVVAFCAVGVSAVMGTLMAVGLARYDFPGKKLYQGIAYLPLLIPDIAIAVSTLVCLAAFAIPLSIWTIIAAHIVFCLSYVGLVVSARMNNINPHLEEAALDLGATPTQAFILVLLPQLMPGIISGCLLAFVLSLDDFLIASFTAGSGTNTLPMEIFSRIRTGVKPDINALSVMLISMTAIVALIGELIRTAGERRE comes from the coding sequence ATGTACTTACCTATCCTGGTACTGGCTTTTTATAGTTTTAATCAGTCTCCCTACAGTGCTACATGGCAAGGTTTCACCCTGGAATGGTACGGAAAATTATTTAATGACGACCGGATTTTATCGGGGTTATATAATAGTTTGGTGGTGGCTTTTTGTGCTGTGGGGGTTTCTGCTGTTATGGGAACATTAATGGCTGTGGGGTTGGCACGTTATGACTTTCCTGGTAAGAAATTATATCAGGGAATTGCTTATTTACCGTTATTAATTCCTGATATTGCGATCGCAGTTTCTACCCTAGTATGTTTAGCAGCCTTTGCTATTCCTTTGAGTATATGGACTATTATCGCCGCCCATATCGTATTTTGTCTATCCTATGTTGGTTTGGTAGTGTCTGCGCGGATGAATAATATTAATCCCCATTTGGAAGAAGCAGCTTTAGATTTAGGTGCGACACCAACACAAGCCTTTATTTTAGTTTTATTACCTCAATTAATGCCAGGAATTATTTCTGGGTGTTTATTGGCTTTTGTATTGAGTTTGGATGATTTTTTAATTGCTAGTTTTACTGCGGGAAGTGGGACTAATACCTTACCAATGGAAATCTTTAGCCGCATTAGAACGGGAGTTAAACCGGATATTAATGCTTTAAGTGTGATGTTGATTTCTATGACTGCGATTGTGGCTTTGATAGGGGAATTGATTAGAACTGCGGGGGAAAGGAGAGAATAG
- the queF gene encoding preQ(1) synthase — protein MSNFAPETVSPASQEMKYGEREIAEGKLITFPNPRIGRRYDVNITLPEFTCKCPFSGYPDFATIYITYIPDEKVVELKALKLYINSYRDRYISHEETANQILDDLVAACDPLAITVKTDFTPRGNVHTVVEVRHQKAV, from the coding sequence ATGAGTAACTTTGCACCTGAAACTGTATCTCCAGCAAGTCAAGAAATGAAATATGGTGAACGCGAAATTGCGGAGGGGAAATTAATTACATTTCCTAACCCCCGCATTGGCAGACGCTATGACGTTAATATTACTTTACCGGAATTTACTTGTAAGTGTCCTTTTTCCGGTTATCCTGACTTTGCGACTATTTATATTACATACATTCCCGATGAAAAGGTAGTAGAGTTGAAGGCACTCAAGCTTTATATTAACAGCTACCGCGATCGCTATATCTCCCATGAAGAAACAGCCAATCAAATTTTAGATGATCTAGTTGCAGCTTGTGATCCTTTAGCAATTACTGTGAAAACAGATTTTACCCCTCGTGGGAATGTGCATACAGTTGTTGAAGTCAGACATCAAAAAGCTGTTTAG
- a CDS encoding YciI family protein yields MAWFVKIETGKVEKPTFDQYVPAHRAYVQELITKGHKAKTGYWAQKGGGMMLFEAASMDEAQAIVLADPLVQNDCVSYQLFEWRIVVE; encoded by the coding sequence ATGGCTTGGTTTGTCAAAATTGAAACTGGTAAGGTTGAGAAACCCACCTTTGACCAATATGTACCTGCCCATAGAGCCTATGTACAAGAGTTGATTACTAAAGGACACAAAGCTAAAACAGGTTATTGGGCGCAAAAGGGTGGTGGAATGATGTTATTTGAGGCGGCATCAATGGATGAGGCACAAGCAATAGTATTGGCTGACCCCTTGGTACAGAACGATTGTGTCAGCTACCAATTATTTGAATGGCGAATTGTTGTGGAATAA
- a CDS encoding phasin family protein: protein MPGFGDIVQKAFYLGVGLASYAGEKAGGKLAELRSQFQKLADEMVAKGEMNTEEARRFVEDMMKQAQQQSTSEQTPEKTAPSEPRRIEILEVDEEPTVKEAKKENKENGDNVDELRNQVLELQEELKRLQREP from the coding sequence ATGCCTGGTTTTGGAGATATTGTACAAAAAGCTTTTTATCTTGGTGTGGGGTTAGCCTCTTACGCTGGCGAAAAAGCTGGGGGGAAGTTAGCCGAACTGCGATCGCAATTTCAAAAATTGGCAGATGAAATGGTAGCCAAAGGTGAGATGAACACGGAAGAAGCTCGCCGCTTTGTCGAAGATATGATGAAGCAAGCCCAACAGCAATCAACATCTGAACAAACGCCTGAAAAAACAGCCCCTTCTGAACCTCGTCGGATTGAAATTTTAGAGGTTGACGAAGAACCAACTGTGAAAGAGGCGAAAAAAGAAAATAAAGAAAATGGCGATAATGTAGATGAACTACGGAATCAAGTGTTAGAACTACAGGAAGAGTTAAAACGGCTGCAACGTGAACCGTAA
- a CDS encoding GNAT family N-acetyltransferase, which produces MNISSITITQLLDTNLAELRKISREIWYSHYSTILSHAQIEYMLNKMYGIGVIEHEIYHQGIFYDQVLHNSQLVGYLSYGSETINTTNYLKLHKCYLLPSLHGFGYGQKMLFHICQKAQAMNSKKIILNVNKRNEKGIKAYSRFGFKIIDSQIKDFGSGFVLDDYIMGYDI; this is translated from the coding sequence ATGAATATTTCATCAATTACCATTACTCAGTTATTAGATACAAATTTGGCAGAACTCAGAAAAATCAGTCGAGAGATTTGGTATAGCCATTATTCGACAATTCTCAGCCATGCACAAATTGAGTATATGCTCAATAAAATGTATGGCATAGGAGTCATTGAACATGAAATTTATCACCAAGGCATCTTTTATGATCAAGTTTTACATAATTCTCAATTAGTTGGTTATTTATCTTATGGTTCAGAAACGATAAATACTACAAATTATTTAAAACTACATAAATGTTACTTATTACCATCATTACATGGTTTTGGCTATGGTCAAAAGATGTTATTTCATATTTGCCAAAAAGCCCAAGCAATGAACAGCAAAAAAATCATCCTCAATGTTAATAAAAGGAATGAAAAAGGAATTAAAGCCTATTCTCGATTTGGGTTTAAAATTATTGATAGTCAGATAAAAGATTTTGGTAGTGGATTTGTATTGGATGATTACATTATGGGTTATGATATTTGA